One Haloplanus sp. HW8-1 DNA segment encodes these proteins:
- a CDS encoding ParA family protein gives MSGSDSKNSIDRTNSPNSPYDSVQTDGNSRAVSVCMLKGGVGKSTIAVNLARQLAAHEHDVLLIDLDPNGHASVGLGFDDQYHNTEETIGDVFFNDADPTSVVYDTSYEFDILPSSEDLEQVEREIVVGDVFQPSALLKREVVDPLLGDTYDYIVTDSPAYRSRLTDNALVATANLVLPLAPGNEAMAGLERTIERQISPLRQHMDVDVLSLVPNMLSGRIDQQTQDRQLLERLNSHDNLQDRIPNFARITDWEAVDAGDLKPSPGIRDRTSITKAYGERKPLLDYDPDCDQLQCFNELAHIVEAGEVVRHV, from the coding sequence ATGAGTGGCTCAGATAGCAAGAATAGCATAGATAGAACGAATAGCCCAAATAGCCCATATGATTCGGTACAGACCGATGGGAACTCTCGGGCTGTTTCGGTGTGTATGCTGAAGGGAGGCGTCGGCAAATCGACGATTGCGGTCAACCTCGCCCGACAACTGGCCGCACACGAACACGATGTCCTCCTCATCGATCTTGACCCGAACGGCCACGCGTCCGTGGGGCTGGGGTTTGACGACCAGTACCACAACACCGAGGAAACCATCGGCGACGTCTTCTTCAACGATGCTGACCCGACTTCAGTTGTCTACGATACCAGCTATGAGTTCGATATCCTCCCGTCCAGCGAGGACTTAGAACAGGTCGAGCGGGAGATCGTCGTCGGCGACGTATTCCAACCCTCTGCGCTGCTCAAACGGGAAGTCGTCGACCCACTCCTTGGGGACACGTACGATTATATCGTCACAGATTCGCCGGCGTACCGATCCCGACTCACGGACAACGCGCTCGTCGCGACGGCGAACTTGGTGCTTCCGCTCGCCCCGGGGAACGAGGCGATGGCCGGCTTGGAGCGAACCATCGAGCGACAGATCTCACCGCTTCGGCAGCATATGGACGTCGACGTTCTGTCACTGGTTCCGAACATGTTGAGCGGCCGTATCGACCAGCAGACTCAAGATCGACAGCTCCTCGAACGTCTCAACTCGCACGATAACCTTCAGGACCGCATCCCGAATTTCGCGAGAATCACGGACTGGGAGGCTGTCGACGCCGGCGATCTCAAACCCTCACCGGGCATCCGGGACCGAACCAGCATCACGAAGGCCTATGGCGAGCGCAAACCCCTGCTGGACTACGACCCTGACTGTGACCAGTTGCAGTGTTTCAACGAGTTGGCGCACATCGTCGAGGCAGGTGAGGTGGTCCGCCATGTCTGA